Genomic segment of Microbacterium hydrocarbonoxydans:
ATCAAGGCCTATCGTCACGCCGACGGCTCGATCCACACGTTCCGTCCCGACCGCAACGCCGCACGACTCCAGGCCAGCGCCCGTCGACTGGCCCTGCCCGAACTGCCGACCGAGTACTTCATCCAGTCGCTGCGCGAGATCATCGCGGTCGACGGGCGTTGGGTCCCCTCTGGCGCCGACCAGAGCCTGTACCTGCGTCCGTTCATGTTCGCCAAGGAGGCATTCCTCGGTGTGCGTGCGGCTCAGAAGGTCGCGTACTACGTCATCGCGAGCCCGGCCGGAGCATACTTCACAGGGGGAGTGAAGCCCGTGCGCATCTGGCTCTCGGAGGACTACGCACGTGCCGGCAAGGGTGGCACGGGCAAGGCGAAGACCGGCGGCAACTATGCGTCGAGCCTGCTCGCCCAGAGCGAGGCCAGCGCCAAGGGCTGTGACCAGGTCGTGTTCCTCAACGAGGAACGCAACGTCGAAGAGCTCGGCGGCATGAACGTCGTGTTCGTGTTCAAGGACGGCCGCGTCGTCACGCCGGAGTCCGACAGCATCCTCGAGGGAATCACCCGCGACTCGCTGCTGCAGCTCGCCGAGGACCGCGGGTACACGGTCGAGAAGCGACCGATCTCGATCGACGAGTGGCGCGAGGGTGTCGCCTCGGGCGACATCGTCGAGGTGTTCGCCTGCGGCACCGCCGCCGTCGTGACGCCGATCGGCGCATTGGTGGGCGAGGGCTTCGACGAACCGCAGCCGCTCGGCGAACTCGCCCTGTCGCTGCGCGAAGAGCTCACCGACATCCAGTACGGACGACGCGACGACAGGCACGGCTGGCTCCTGCGCCTCGACGCCTGAGCGTCAGCGTTCTCGAGACCCCGTTGTGCTCCCGCGCAGCGGGGTCTCTTCGTGCAGTGCGCTGGCTAGGCTGGTGGCATGAAGATCGCCCGATTCAGCCATGACGACGCCATCCTCTTCGGGATCGTCGATGACACCGACCTCGTCGTCCTCTCGGGCGATCCGCTCTTCGCGGGGTATGAGCCCACGGGCGACCGGGTGCCGATCGCCGACGCGGTGATCCTGGCGCCGGTGATCCCTCGGTCGAAGATCGTCTGCGTCGGCAAGAACTATCACGATCACGCCGCCGAGATGGGGGGAGTGGCTCCCGAGGAGCCGCTGCTGTTCCTCAAGCCCAACACCGCCGTCATCGGCCCGGGCGACGCGATCGTGCGTCCGTCCATCTCGGAGCAGACCGAGTACGAGGGCGAACTCGCCGTCGTGATCGGGAGGGTGGCGAAGAACGTGAAGGCCGCAGATGCCCTCGATCATGTGCTCGGCTACACGATCGCCAACGATGTGACCGCGCGTGACCTGCAGCGCAGAGACGGCCAGTGGGCCCGGGCGAAGGGGTTCGACACCTTCTGCCCTCTGGGCCCGACCATCAGCACGGACTTCGACTCCTCGGTCGCGACGATCGAGACCCGTGTGAACGGCGAGGTGCGGCAGAAGGCCCCGCTGACCGACATGATCCACTCGGTCGAGGCGATCATCGAGCACGCCTCGGCGGCTTTCACGCTGCTGCCCGGCGATGTCATCCTGACAGGCACACCGGCGGGCGTCGGCGAGTTCGTCGCCGGAGACACGGTCGAGGTCGAGATCACCGGTCTGGGCATTCTGCGCAACACCGTGCGCGACGCCGTGCGCGCGTCATGACCGTCGTCGCCCTCACGGCGGCTCAGCAGGCGGCCGTGCAGCGGCGAACCGTGCTGGTTCTCTCCACGGGTCAGGTGCTGGGCGGCATCGCCTTCGGGGCGACCGTGTCGCTCGGTGCTCTGCTCGCGGCAGATCTGTCGGGCAGCGACGCGCTCTCGGGGCTGGCGACGGCCTCGGTCACGCTCGGCGCTGCGCTGTGCGCGATACCGCTGGCACGCCTCGCTGCGCGGCTCGGCCGACGCCGCGCACTCACACTCGGCAACCTGTTCGCGCTCGTCGGCATCGCCGTCGTGATCCTCGCGGCATCTCTGCGGGTGTTCCCTCTGCTCCTGGTCGGGATCCTGATGATCGGCGCGGGGAACGCGGGCAACCTGCAGTCCCGGTTCGCCGCCACCGATCTCGCGGCACCGCAGCATCGCGGTCGCGATCTCTCGATCGTCGTGTGGGCGACGACGATCGGAGGCGTCGCGGGCCCGTTGCTGCTGGGTCCCGGTGAGATCGTCGGTGCGGCCATCGGAATGCCGCCGCAGACCGGGTCCTACGTCTTCTCCTTCGTCGCCCAGTGCGCGGCTCTCGTGCTCTATCTGGTCGCACTGCGCCCTGATCCGCTGCTCGCGGCGCAAGGGCTCGCCAGAGCGGCCGCCGCCGCGACCGGCCAGGTGTTCGCGGATCGTCCCGTCGTCGCCCGGTATGCCATCTTCGCTGTGGCCGGATCCCACGTGGTGATGGCGTCAGTCATGGCCATGACTCCCGTGCACCTCGCCCATATGGCGCACGGGGACCATGGAATGGCCGCCACGCCCGCCGACGTCTCGGCACTCGTGGGAATCACGATCGCGCTGCACGTCGGTGGCATGTACGCGCTGTCTCCGCTGTTCGGAATCCTCGCGGACCGCTGGGGTCGATTGCGCGTCGTGCTGCTCGGGCAGCTGCTGTTGGGGGGCGCACTCGCTTTCGCCGTGTTCGTCAACGATCAGGAGTGGGGCGTGATGGTGGCGCTCATCCTGCTCGGCCTGGGCTGGAGTGCGGCGACAGTCGCAGGGGCGGCTCTGCTGACCGAGTCGAGTGCTCCCGATCTCCGCACCCGTCGACAGGGGCGCAGCGACTCGCTGATGAGCCTGTCGGCCGCCGCGGGTGCCGTGCTGGCCGGCGTGATCCTGTCGAACTTCCAGTACGCCGGACTCGGGATCGCCGCGTCGGTCCTGGTGATCGCGATCGTGGCGCTCTCGCCTCTCGGAGTGGCGAAGAGGTGAGGTCACCGAGGGTGTCGGGTCGACGCGTCCGTCGCGGTCGACGCGACACCCACGGCTGGCAGTCGATCAGGTGTACCAGGTCGGCTCCGGCACGTCGTTGAGCAGTACGTACGCCCCCACTTCGCGCTTCTTGTAGGGGATCGGATCGTGCAGGCTATGTGTTCTCAGATTGCGCCAGAAGATGTCGAGGCCCACAGAGCTCGCTGATGCGCGGGCACCCGTGAGCTCGAACACCGTGGTGGCGATCTGCAGGCCGTCGTCGACGATCCGCAGTTTGCCCGCAGCGATCCGCACGGCGATCTCTCCTCGTCTGCGCGCGGACAGCTCTTCTCGGGGCGCATGCAGTACGGCGCTGATCTCTGCGCCGGCGGCGTCGAGCAGGGCCTCATCGGCCCACAGCTTCGACGCCAGCTCGCCGTAGCCCTCGAGCACGTACCACTCGTCCGTGGCCCGCTCCTTGTCATCGCCGCCGTAGGGCCAGGCCCGGGTCGTGGTCCGCGTGTAGGCGGATGCCGTCTCCAGAGCTCCCTGAGCGATGCCGAGGTAGAAGTTGGCGAACACGAGCTGGATGGTCGGAACGTTCAGCGTGTTGTAGACCAGGGGAGTGAACTCCCGGTCGACGAATCCGGCGGCCGATGCCCAGGGCACGCGCACGTCGCGGATCTCGACGGATCCGGACTCGGTGAGGCGCTGGCCGAGACTGTCCCAGTCGTCTCCGAAGACGATGCCCTCCTGCGCGGTGGGGACGATCGCGAAGATGTGGGTGTCTGTGCCCTCGAGGACTCCTTCGAGCACGGTGAGGTCTGAGATCTGGCCACCCGTCGAGAACGATTTGCGGCCGGAGAAGACGAGGTCGTCACCGTCTTCCCTGATCGTCAGATCGGAGTCGCGCGGGTTGACGGCGCCTCCGAACAGCAAGTCGTTCGACGTGTAGAGCTCTTCGACGGCGGTGATCTGGTCGTCAGTCGCGACGAGTCGGGCCGCCCACGCCCAGAGGTAGTGGTACCCGAGCACCTGCCCGATGGATCCGTCGCCGCGGGCGACGGTGCGGATGACCTTGTATGCGGTCTCCCATGTCTCTCCGCCGCCCCCGTGGGCGGTCGGGCCGAGCAGCGTGACCAACCCCGAGTCCTTGAGCAGCTGCACCTCGGCATGGGGCGTCGCGTTGGCGCGGTCACGCTCGACGGCGTCGACGGCGAGGATGTCGGCGACCTGCTGGGCTCTGTCGAGCCACTCGGCGCTGGTCTGAGGACGGTCGGCGCCGAGCCATCGATCGTCGAGTCCTGTCGCGGTCGTATCCGTGAGTGTCATGTTCGTGCCTTCCGTTCGTGCGAGTCCGTCGGTGTGAGGATTGCCGCAACGATAGGAGCTGGTCGGCGTGGCGCCCTCTGTTGTTACCCGGGGTGAGCATCCGTTACCCGCTGTGACCGCACCGCGACGCGCAGCGACGTCGACACGGTGCCGATGGGGCGCGAGCGTGGCACAACTAGAATCGAAGGGCTATGGCTACTCCTCACCCCCTCACCACGACCGCCAGCGGTGCCGACGTCCGCGTCCGCTTCTGCCCGTCGCCCACCGGTCTTCCGCATGTCGGCATGGTCCGCACCGCGCTCTTCAACTGGGCCTATGCCCGCCATACGGGAGGGAAGATGGTGTTCCGTATCGAGGACACCGATGCCGCCCGCGACAGCGAGGAGAGCTTCCGTCAGCTGGTCGACGCACTCACCTGGCTCAAGATCGACTGGGATGAGGGGGTCGAGGTCGGTGGCCCGCACGCTCCGTATCGGCAGTCGGAGCGCCACGAGATCTATCGCGGCGTGATCGACACGCTTCTCGCCTCCGGGGCTCTGTACGAGAGCTACTCGACCGCGGAGGAGATCGATGCCCGCAACGAGGCCGCCGGGCGCGCGAAGCAGCTCGGATACGACAACTTCGACCGGGATCTCACCGACGAGCAGAAGGCGGCGTTCCGCGCGGAGGGCCGTCAGCCCGCCCTGCGCCTCCGGGCGCCCGACGAGGATCTCACGTACGTCGATCTCATCCGCGGAGAGGTGACCTTCCCCGCCGGATCCTTCCCCGACTTCGTCGTCGTGCGTCCCAATGGGATCCCGCTGTACACCTTCGTGAACCCGGTCGACGATGCGCTGATGGGAATCACGCACGTGCTGCGCGGCGAGGACCTGATGCCGTCGACCGCGCGTCAGCTCGCTCTGTACGCGGCGTTGATCGATGCCGGGGTCACGGACTTCGTTCCCCGCTTCGCGCACATGCCGCTCGTGCTCGGCGAGACCGGCAACAAGAAGCTCTCGAAGCGCGACCCGCAGGCAGACCTGTTCCTGCACCGCGATCGTGGGTTCATCCACGAAGGCCTGTTGAACTACCTCGCGCTCCTCGGGTGGTCGATCGGCCCCGATCGAGACGTGTTCTCGCTCGACGAGTTCACCGAGGCGTTCGACATCGTGAACGTGAACCCGAACCCGGCACGATTCGACCAGAAGAAGGCCGAGTCGATCAACGGCGACCACATCCGCAAGCTCGGCGAGAAGGACTTCGCCGAACGCACGGTGCCGTATCTCGCCGCGGCAGGTCTGTTCCAGGAGCCTACGCACGAACAGCTCGTGATGGCCTTCCGCGTGGCGCCGCTCGTGCAGGAGCGCGTGCAGTTGTTGGGGGAGGTGCCCGCAATGGTGGGGTTCCTCTTCACCGACGACATCTCGTACGACGCCGACGCGCTCAAGGGTCTGCCGGCGAACGCCGCCGAGGTGCTCGACGCGTGTGTCGCTGCTCTCGAGCCGGTGTCGGAGTTCACGCCTGAGAAGATCCAGGATGCTCTCTCCGCTGCTCTGGTCGACACGCTCGAGCTGAAGCCGCGTGTCGCCTTCGGACCGCCACGTGTGGCGATCACCGGACGTCGCATCTCTCCGCCGCTGTTCGAGTCGATGGAACTGCTCGGCAAGGACGAGTCGTTGCGGCGACTTCGTGCACTGTCAGAGGTCCTCGCGAACTGAGTCGTCAGAGAGAGGGAGGGCATCCGGTGGGTGCCCTCCCTCTTTCTGTCGGGTGGTGCCGACGCCGTGGTCGCGAGCCTTCCAGTGGGCGACGCGCCCGGACGGCGACGGGCGTTTTGGCAATACGGTCAAGGCTCGGGTAAGCTTGACTCTCGGTGCGAGGCTCCGGTTTCGCCCTTGGGGTATGGTGTAATTGGCAACACGGCGGTTTCTGGTTCCGTTGTTCTTGGTTCGAGTCCAGGTACCCCAGCAAGATGAAGCCCGCGGATTTCCGCGGGCTTTCTTGCGTTCCGGAGGTCTCCATGCACGATCGGAGGTCCGCCATGCCGCGATTCCTCGATCAGCGAGGTATCGGAGACTGCGATGAAGGAGTCGAGTGAGATGGACAGTTCGAACGGGTGGCGGCCTCTGATCGCGATCCTCGCGAATGCCGAGACGCGGCGAGTCGCTGCAGAGCTGATGCTCGGAGGCACGCTGGATGCCGCAACTGCGAGTCTGTCGCCATCACGACGTCGGCGCGTCACCGAGGCCATGGTGCGCAGCGGTCTCATCGATGCGGATACGCGCGAGTTCGCTCCCGATGTCTTTCGAGAGATCATCGAGTCGGCGGCCGTTCCCCGGCAACAGGGACGAGAACGGTTTCTGGACGGCACTCGGATTCGCCAGTACCCCGCGAACCTCGACGAACGGGGCGAGCTCCTCGCCTGGGTGGCACGAGGCGCTTTCGCAGACGGGGAGGTACTCACCGAAGGCGAGGTCAACGACAGACTCCTCGACTACTCCGCCGATGTCGCGGTGCTTCGCCGATATCTCGTGGACTATCAGCTCGTCGAGCGCACTGCCGACGGGACCGAGTATGCGCTGACAGGCAGCGACCCTGTCCGCGCGACCGAGTGATGCGGGCTGCATAGCAGGTGAGTCCGCCGGCACGCCATGCCCTTCTCCGATTCGCGTGAACCCCGCATGCTCATGCTCGGACGCTCCGCACTCGAGGGGAGCGCCGGAGAGAGACAGCGATGGCACTGAGACGAGTGGTTCCGGGTGAAGAGCCGGGAATTCGCCGCATCCGGTCGGGCTCGGGGTTCCGGTATGTCGATGCAGCGGACCAGCCCGTCGCGGAAGCCGACCGCGAGCGGATCCGAGATCTCGTCATCCCGCCGGCGTGGAAGGACGTGTGGATCGCCGCCGATCCGCTCGCGCACATCCAGGCGGTCGGGACGGATGACGCCGGACGTCGACAGTATCTCTACCACCCGCTCTGGCGTGCCGGCCGTGACCAGCGGAAGTTCGCGAGGGCGCTTCGGCTGGCAGCGGCACTGCCGTCCGCAAGAGCCCAGGTCACCCGCGCGATCAACCAGGAGGGACTCACCCGGGAGCGCGCCCTGGCGGTCGCATTCCGACTGCTCGATGATGCCGCTCTGCGCATCGGCTCCGAGCGGTACCTCGTCAAGAACGGGAGCCGAGGGCTCAGCACGCTGCGTCGGCACGACGTGCGCATCGACGGCAGCACCGTCTCATTGAGCTTTCCTGCAAAGAGCCGTCAGCTCGCATCCATCGAGATCAGCGATGCTCCGCTCGCCGAGGCGCTCTCCGAGTTCGCCGTCGGGTCTCCCCGAGCGCCGCTGCTGGCCTACCGGAAGGGCAGACGGCGGGTTCGCCTCAGCTCGGGAGAGGTGAACGGCTATCTCAAGAAGGTCACGGGTTCGGCCTTCACGGCGAAGGACTTCCGCACTCTTCACGGCACGATCCTCGCGGCGGATGCACTGGCGCGCATCGGTCGCCTCGAGACCAAGAACGAGCGGCGCCGGGCCGAGCGCCTCGCCGTGCAGGCGACGGCGTCGGCGCTCGGCAACACACTTGCTGTGGCGCGCGGCAGCTACATCGATCCGCGCGTGTTCCGGCAGTACGCGCGCGGTCGCACCCTCGACCTCACGGTCTCGCCGGAGACCGCGATCCGCAAGCTGCTGGGGCGCTGAGGGAATCAGTTCGCGCGAGGGTAGGTGTAGAAGCCCTCACCGGTGGCCACGCCGAGCTTGCCCTTGTCGATGTACTGCTCCTTGAGCAGATCGGCGAACCGCTGCTGCTTCTCGCCGCCCATGCGGGAGATGTTGTAGGCCGTGGTCAGGCCGACGATGTCATAGATCTCGAACGGCCCTGCGGGAGCGCCCGTGCCGATCCGCCAGGTCGCATCGATGGCCTCGGGGTCTGCGATGCCGTCGACGAGCAGCTGTGCTCCTGCTTCGAGGAAAGGCACGAGCAGCGAGTTCAGCAGGTACCCGGCCTTCTCCTTCTTGATCTGGATCGGCACCATGCCGATCTCAGAGGCGAAGTCGACGACCGACTCGTACACGGCGGGGTCGGTCGCCGGGGTCCCCATCACCTCCGCGGTGTTGTGCGACCAGATCTCGTTTGCGAAGTGCAGAGCGAGGAACCGGTCGGGGCGTCCCGTCGAGTCGGCGAGTGCGCTGGGCAGCAGGGTCGACGAATTCGTCGCGAAGATCGTCGAGGCGGGTGCGGCGCCCGAGAGTGTGCGGTAGATATCCTGCTTGAGCTCGAGGTTCTCGGGCACGGCCTCGATGATGAGGTCGGCGTCGCGCGCGGCATCCGAGAGGTCCGAGGTGAGTCGGATCCGGTCGATCGCTGCCAGGGCGCCGCCGTCGGCGGAGCCTTCGACGCCATCGGCGACATAGCGCTCGGCGAGAGCCTGGAAACGCTCCGAAGCCCGATCGAGTGCTGCCTGATCGATGTCGTATGCGACGACCGAGAAGCCGTGGAAGGCGGTCTGGAACGCGATCTGCGATCCGAGGACTCCGGTGCCGAGAACGGTGATGTTCTTCATTTCTCTTCTTCTTTCCTCAATGGCCTTGTGGGCCTGGTCAGGGTGCACCGTGGCCGCGGTCGAAGCGCTGCAGGTCATGCGCGAATCGCGAGACCTCCGCGTCGGACCAGTCGGCGAGGTGAGTGTCGATGACGTCGTGAAGGGCCGCGAGAGTGCCGCGGTAGGCCTCATCACCGGCAGGCGTGAGTTCGAGCGGCCGGCCGCGTCCCGCGGGCGACGCGGTCTCCTCCACCAACCCGAGCGTGATCAGCGCCGAGAGCTGACGTGACACGGTCGAGCGATTCAGCCGGAACATCTGCGCGATATCCGTCGAACGGATGCCCGGTGAGTCGGCGATCGCCATCACGATCGACTGCTCGGTGATCGAGAGGCGAGTCTCTCCGGCACGCGCATCGACGAGACCGCGCCGTGTGATGCCCACGAGTGAGCGCAGCACGGTGGCGCTGTCTTCGCGTCGTGCATTCGAGCCACCCGACTGTTGCATGATGCAACTCTACAGTCTCGTGTTGCAGTACACAACACGAGACATCGAGGCACAGATGACAGGATGGACGCATGGACACCGCCAACCTCACCCGCGAGGAGACCGCCGCGCGATCCGCGGCCCTCTCCGTGCGACGCATCCGCGTGGAGCTCGACCTGACCGGCGCCCCTGAGCGAGCGCGTACCGGCTTCTCGACGATCACGACTCTCGAGTTCAGCTCGACGACGGATTCGACATGGGTGGACTTCATCGGTGAGAGCGTCGATCGCGTCGTCGTGAACGATGTCGAACAGGATGTCGACTACGACGGGGCGCGGATCGCGATTCGCGACCTGGGGGAGTCCAACGTCGTCCGCATCGAGGCGGTCGGCGCATACAGCCGCTCCGGCGAGGGACTGCATCGCTTCCATGATCCCGCCGACGATCTCACGTATCTCTACACGCAGTACGAGCCGGCTGATTCGCGCCGGGTGATGGCGTGTTTCGAGCAGCCCGACCTCAAAGCCGCGTTCACGTTCGTCGTCGATGCCCCGGCCGGCTGGCAGGTCCTCTCGAACCAGGCTCCTGCGAAGGTCGACCTCGGAGTCGGAGTGCAACGCGTGGAGTTCGCTCCGACTCTCCCGATCTCGAGCTACATCACATCGGTGGCTGCGGGGCCGTACGCGCGTGTCGATGGCGCCTGGGAACGTGGCGATCAGCGCATCGCGCTGGGCCTCTACGCCCGACAGTCGCTCTCCCGGTACCTCGAAGCCGACGAAATCCTCGAGGTCACACGGCAGGGGCTCGACTTCTTCACGGATGCCTTCGCATACCCGTATCCGTGGGGCAAGTACGACCAGATCTTCGTGCCCGAGTACAACCTGGGAGCGATGGAGAACCCGGGACTCGTGACGTTCACCGAGGGTTACCTGTCTCGGGGAGCGGCGACCGATGCGCAGCGCGCCGCCCGCGCGAACACGATCCTGCACGAGATGGCGCACATGTGGTTCGGCGATCTGGTGACCATGAAGTGGTGGGACGATCTGTGGCTCAAAGAGTCGTTCGCCGACTACATGGGCGCCCACGCGTCGGCGGTGGCGACGCGATTCCACGACGCCTGGGTGAAGTTCGCGGCGAGTCGCAAAGCGTGGGCATATCAGCAGGACCAGCTGCCGACGACCCATCCGATCGTCGCTGACATCACCGACCTCGAGGCGGCGAAGCTGAACTTCGACGGGATCACCTATGCCAAGGGCGCGGCAGTGCTCAAGCAGCTCGTCGCGTTCGTCGGGGATGACGCGTTCTTCGAAGGCGCGCGCCGCTACTTCGCGGCCAACGCCTTCGGCAACACGACGCTCGAGGACTTCCTCGTCGAACTGAGCGCCGTGTCGGGACGGGACATGACCGGATGGTCGCGTGCCTGGTTGCGGACCACCGGCGTGTCGACGCTGTGGATCGAGCGCGACGGCGACGACGTGACGCTCGTGCAGAGCGACCCTCGCCCGCACCGACTTCGGATAGGGCTCTACGAGAGTGTCGACGGGCGGGTCGTGCGCACGCAGCAGATCGCCCTCGACATCTCGGAGGAGAGGACTGCAGTCGCCCTTCCGCACGCCGATCTCGTGCTCCTCAACGACGACGACCTCACGTATGCGAAGGTTCGCCTCGACGAGACGTCTCTCCGCACCGTCGAGCAGTCTCTGTCGTCGATCGAGGATCCGCTCGCCCGTGCCGTCGTCTGGTCCGCTCTGTGGAACGCCACGCGTGACGGCCGGCTCCCGGCCCGGCGCTACACCTCGATCGTCCGCTCTCACGCACCCGGGGAGAAGAACATCGGGCTGCTGGTCGGTGTTCTCGCCAATGCTGCATTCGCGATCCGGCACTACGTCGCCGATGAGGTTCGCGACGACGAACAGCGCACCTGGGTCGAAGCGACGTGGAGCGCGCTGCAGGACGCGGATGCCGGAAGCGACGCGCAGCTGTCGTGGGCACGCGCATTCGCGAGCGCCGCCGCGTTCGACGACTGTCGGCAGCACGAGACCCGCGGTCTTCTCGACGCCGAGGTGCCCGCGGGGCTGGTGGTCGATCCCGACCTTCGGTGGCAGCTGCTCACCGCCCTGGTCACCACCGGGCACGCCGATGCGTCGGAGATCTCCGAGGAGCAGGGGCGCGATGACACTGCAAGCGGCCGCACGGCTGCTCGACGAGCGTTCGCGTCTCGACCGGAGGCTCACGTGCGCGCGGCCGCGTGGGACGCGGCATGGAACGATCGCGGACTCAGCAACGATCACCTCGATGCCGAGATCGCCGGGATCCGCGCGGGCGGTCGACGCGATCTCATCGCCGGATTCGACGATGAGTACTTCGCGCGTATCGTCGACGCCTGGCGGTCGCGGAGCATCGAACTGGCGCAGCGGCTCGTGGTCGGGCTGTTCCCGGCGTCGAGCTCGCTCGATGCGGTCGATGCCTGGCTCTCCGACAACAGCTCCGCGCCGGCGGCATTGCGGCGCATCGTTGTCGAGCAGCGCGACCACCTCGCGCGCGATCTTCGAGTCCGCGACGCGCAGTAGTCAGCGTTCAGCGAGGGCGAGAGCGGTGCGCGAACCGAGCCTGCGAAACTCCGGTCGGTCGTCCATCTGGGTCAGGAAGACGATCGCGAGGTAGGCGGCCCACGCCCGAGCGCGGACCCAGGTGGCGTCGTCGTAGCGTGCACGAGTGGCGCGACGGAACGTCGTATGACCCGTTCCGTCGAACAGCAGCCATGCCGCGGCGAGATCGTAGGCGGGGTCGCCCGCGGTGACGTCGCCGAAGTCGATCAACGCGCAGAGCGCGCCATCGCGCACGATGACGTTGCCCGGATGGAGGTCGCCATGGATCCACACGCGCTCGCGCGTCGGCTCTGCGTCCACTCCGTCTCGCCACGCCTGGGCGATGATCGGCGACATGGCGACGGAGCGGACCCTCTCCGTCATGACGGCATCTCGTTCTCTCAGCGGAACTCCGCGCACGGGATTGCGCGGGGCGTCCTCGGGGGCCGTCCGGTGCAGGGCCGAGAGGGCCGCGGCGAGAGTCCTCGCCCAGCGGGTGTTCTCGCTGCGCTCGATTCCGAGCGCGTGCTCGCCCTCCACCCACGGAACGATCGACCAGGGCCAGGGGAAACTCTCAGAGGCGTGTCCCGCCAGCAACGGCATCGGAGTCCGTATGCCGATGGCGGCGAGTCGTGGTCCGATGTCGGGCAATGCACGCTGCTCGTGCTCCGCGAGCGGGAGTGAGGCATCGCGACGGGGGAGACGGAGCGCCAGATCGTCGCCGATCCGCCAGATCGCGTTGTCCCAGCCTGCGGCCACCAGACGCAGGGACAGCTCGGCGAGGTGCGGTGCCGATGTCCGCAGGAGAGTGCGGACCTGCGACTCGTCGAACGTGATCTCCGCGGCCGGTGAGTTCGCCATCAGGCGTCGAGCGACTCTCCGGGCTCCAGCACGAAGAACTCCCCGCCGTTCTGCTCGGTGGCCCATTGCAGCCGCTGGCGATGCATGCTCTTGCCTGCCACCGACAGCGTCATGTCATGAGTGCCGAACGCGCGCCGTGGCCGCACAGCCAGCACGTAATCCATCGCTTCGCCGATCTTCAGCCAGGGGGCACCGAGCGGCGCGGCGAGGATGTCGACGTCGACGCCCTCCGGGACGGCGTAGGAGTCGCCCGGGTAATAGAGGATCTCGTTCACCAGCACGCCCACGTTCTCGATCGTGGGGATCGATGAGTGGATCACCTCATGGGATCCTCCGAAGAAGCGGAGGGAGAAGCGGCCGACCTCCACCGCATCGCCGGGCGCGATGACCGTGATGTC
This window contains:
- a CDS encoding 3-hydroxyacyl-CoA dehydrogenase; protein product: MKNITVLGTGVLGSQIAFQTAFHGFSVVAYDIDQAALDRASERFQALAERYVADGVEGSADGGALAAIDRIRLTSDLSDAARDADLIIEAVPENLELKQDIYRTLSGAAPASTIFATNSSTLLPSALADSTGRPDRFLALHFANEIWSHNTAEVMGTPATDPAVYESVVDFASEIGMVPIQIKKEKAGYLLNSLLVPFLEAGAQLLVDGIADPEAIDATWRIGTGAPAGPFEIYDIVGLTTAYNISRMGGEKQQRFADLLKEQYIDKGKLGVATGEGFYTYPRAN
- a CDS encoding MarR family winged helix-turn-helix transcriptional regulator encodes the protein MQQSGGSNARREDSATVLRSLVGITRRGLVDARAGETRLSITEQSIVMAIADSPGIRSTDIAQMFRLNRSTVSRQLSALITLGLVEETASPAGRGRPLELTPAGDEAYRGTLAALHDVIDTHLADWSDAEVSRFAHDLQRFDRGHGAP
- a CDS encoding MBL fold metallo-hydrolase, with protein sequence MRVTKFEHAALRIEQGTEVLLIDPGSFTTPPQDLSGLVAVVLTHEHPDHWTPEHLDRILSAAPGTPIYAPSGVARAASDYDITVIAPGDAVEVGRFSLRFFGGSHEVIHSSIPTIENVGVLVNEILYYPGDSYAVPEGVDVDILAAPLGAPWLKIGEAMDYVLAVRPRRAFGTHDMTLSVAGKSMHRQRLQWATEQNGGEFFVLEPGESLDA
- the pepN gene encoding aminopeptidase N: MDTANLTREETAARSAALSVRRIRVELDLTGAPERARTGFSTITTLEFSSTTDSTWVDFIGESVDRVVVNDVEQDVDYDGARIAIRDLGESNVVRIEAVGAYSRSGEGLHRFHDPADDLTYLYTQYEPADSRRVMACFEQPDLKAAFTFVVDAPAGWQVLSNQAPAKVDLGVGVQRVEFAPTLPISSYITSVAAGPYARVDGAWERGDQRIALGLYARQSLSRYLEADEILEVTRQGLDFFTDAFAYPYPWGKYDQIFVPEYNLGAMENPGLVTFTEGYLSRGAATDAQRAARANTILHEMAHMWFGDLVTMKWWDDLWLKESFADYMGAHASAVATRFHDAWVKFAASRKAWAYQQDQLPTTHPIVADITDLEAAKLNFDGITYAKGAAVLKQLVAFVGDDAFFEGARRYFAANAFGNTTLEDFLVELSAVSGRDMTGWSRAWLRTTGVSTLWIERDGDDVTLVQSDPRPHRLRIGLYESVDGRVVRTQQIALDISEERTAVALPHADLVLLNDDDLTYAKVRLDETSLRTVEQSLSSIEDPLARAVVWSALWNATRDGRLPARRYTSIVRSHAPGEKNIGLLVGVLANAAFAIRHYVADEVRDDEQRTWVEATWSALQDADAGSDAQLSWARAFASAAAFDDCRQHETRGLLDAEVPAGLVVDPDLRWQLLTALVTTGHADASEISEEQGRDDTASGRTAARRAFASRPEAHVRAAAWDAAWNDRGLSNDHLDAEIAGIRAGGRRDLIAGFDDEYFARIVDAWRSRSIELAQRLVVGLFPASSSLDAVDAWLSDNSSAPAALRRIVVEQRDHLARDLRVRDAQ
- a CDS encoding aminoglycoside phosphotransferase family protein codes for the protein MANSPAAEITFDESQVRTLLRTSAPHLAELSLRLVAAGWDNAIWRIGDDLALRLPRRDASLPLAEHEQRALPDIGPRLAAIGIRTPMPLLAGHASESFPWPWSIVPWVEGEHALGIERSENTRWARTLAAALSALHRTAPEDAPRNPVRGVPLRERDAVMTERVRSVAMSPIIAQAWRDGVDAEPTRERVWIHGDLHPGNVIVRDGALCALIDFGDVTAGDPAYDLAAAWLLFDGTGHTTFRRATRARYDDATWVRARAWAAYLAIVFLTQMDDRPEFRRLGSRTALALAER